CCTTGTAGCGCTCGGCCCAGGCGGCCGAAAGAAAATCGTCCATCGTTCCTCCCAAAAAAAGCCGGCCGGCTGTTGCCGGCCGGGGCGGCCTCAAGCCGCGGACAGCGCCTTGAAGATTTCGTTGAAGGAGGCTTCGCCAACCCGGGCGAAGACGCCGGTGTTGCCCATCACACAGACCGCATATTTGGGGCCGGCGACGGCGAAACCGGTGGCGGGCGTCCAGCCGGATTCTCCGCTCATGGCCGTGTAGCCGTCGGTCTGCATGCGCGCCATGTGCATGTTGGCGGCACACATGGCGGCGGCCATGGCCGCCTCGTCCTCGGTGATGTCGCCGACGAAGCCGGTCAGCTTGCCGTCATCGGAAAAGGTGCCAGCGGCGAAAACGCCTTTGATTTTGAGCAGTGCATTCAGATCGGCCATGATGGTCTCCTCAAACGGACGCCAGGGTGGCGAAGGCTTTGTCGAAATCCGTGTCCTTGTTGCGCACGAACACGCCCACGTTGCCCATGATCAGGGCGGAGTTTTCCGGGCCGGAGACGGCGAACCCCACCGCCGGCTCGAAGCCGTCCTTGCCGGTGTAGGCCGTCCAGCCGGAAGCCTCCATCTTCGCCATCAGCATGTTGGCGGCGCACATCTGTGCGGCCATCTTGGCCGCCTGAAGGCTGATGTTGCCCACATAGTTGATGAGCTCGCCGGTGGGCGAGAACTCGCCGGCGGCAAAGGCGCCGGGAATGCTCATGAGTTTTTTGAGATCTGCCATGTGACTCTCCTTGGGTTGACGGGAAACAGGGATGACCCCTGCACCGGAACCCTCAGCAACGCCCGTGCCAGCTTTGAAAGTTCTGTAAAATCAGTGGCTTGTGTGACAATCGGGTGGTCCGTGTTGCAGCCGAAGCGTTGCGCACCACCCGAAACGGGATAGAATTCCCATTCTGAACAACAATTTGTGCTCTGCGTTGCCGTTGCGCATCAGTGCCCCATGGCCACCGCCCTCAGTGAACTCCTGCAGAACGAGGCCATCTTGGAAGGCCTGCTGGCCGGCCTCGACCAGGGCGTGTTGCTGGCCACGGTGGAGGGGGTCATTCTGTTCGCCAACGATGCCGTGCGCCATCTTTTGGAAATCCCCGCCGACCGGCCCCTGCGCAGCCTGAACGATGTGGGCGGCGTGAACCTGAGGCTCGCCATCACCCGGGGGTTGATCGAACAGGGCTTCGATGATGCGGTAAGCCGCCGCCAGAAAGGGGTGGTGGAGCTGGAACGCTGGCTCGACCTGCCCTCGGGCCGACGCTGTTTCCGCCTGCGTACCGGCATCATCGAGCGCAAAACCGGCGGGGCGGTGCGGCTGGTGCTATTGCGGGACGTGACGGAGATGGCCCGCCTTAAGGAGGGCGTGCAGGGCGATGGCGGCCGCGAATTCATCACCCGGGATGCGCGTATGCTGGAGGTGTTGCGCCAGTTGCGCCAGGCCGCGCCCACCGAGGCCTATGTGCTCATGCAAGGGGAATCGGGCACGGGGAAGAACGTGCTGGCGCGCAGCCTCCACCGCTTGAGCCCCCGCGCCGCCCATCCCCTGGTGGAGGTGAACTGCGCCGCCATTCCCTCTGAGCTGCTGGAGTCGGAATTCTTCGGCCATGTCAAAGGGGCCTTCACCGGCGCTTCGAGCGACCGCATCGGACGCTTCGCCGCCGCCGACGGTGGCACCCTTTTCCTCGACGAAGTGGGGGAGGTGCCGCTGCATCTGCAGGCCAAATTTCTCAAGGCGGTGCAGGAGCGCAGTTTCGAGCCGGTGGGTTCCAATCGCAGTCAGACGGTGGATGTGCGCATCGTGTCCGCCTCCAACCGCAATCTCAAGGATGCGGTGGAGGCACGCCAGTTCCGCGCCGATCTCTACTACCGGCTGTCCGTCATCACCCTGCACATTCCCCCATTGCGTGCCCGCAAGGCGGACATTCCGCTCCTCATCGACCATTTCCTCGACCGCCTCTACACGCGGGGCTACGCGCGCGCCACCCTGGCTCCGGAAGCCCTGCGGCTGCTCCTCGACTACCCCTGGCCCGGCAACGTGCGGGAACTGGAAAACGCCCTGGAACACGCCCTCATCTGCGCCGTGGATGGGGTGATCCAGCCGGAGAGCCTGCCCCAGGACATCCGCGACTACCACAGCAGGGGGCCGCTGCCGGTGACGGGCAAG
The DNA window shown above is from Burkholderiales bacterium and carries:
- a CDS encoding sigma 54-interacting transcriptional regulator, which produces MATALSELLQNEAILEGLLAGLDQGVLLATVEGVILFANDAVRHLLEIPADRPLRSLNDVGGVNLRLAITRGLIEQGFDDAVSRRQKGVVELERWLDLPSGRRCFRLRTGIIERKTGGAVRLVLLRDVTEMARLKEGVQGDGGREFITRDARMLEVLRQLRQAAPTEAYVLMQGESGTGKNVLARSLHRLSPRAAHPLVEVNCAAIPSELLESEFFGHVKGAFTGASSDRIGRFAAADGGTLFLDEVGEVPLHLQAKFLKAVQERSFEPVGSNRSQTVDVRIVSASNRNLKDAVEARQFRADLYYRLSVITLHIPPLRARKADIPLLIDHFLDRLYTRGYARATLAPEALRLLLDYPWPGNVRELENALEHALICAVDGVIQPESLPQDIRDYHSRGPLPVTGKSEDADSHQRGQILFALKRCDGNKAAAAKMLGIDRTTLWRRMRRLGLN
- a CDS encoding DUF2173 family protein; amino-acid sequence: MADLKKLMSIPGAFAAGEFSPTGELINYVGNISLQAAKMAAQMCAANMLMAKMEASGWTAYTGKDGFEPAVGFAVSGPENSALIMGNVGVFVRNKDTDFDKAFATLASV
- a CDS encoding DUF2173 family protein; this encodes MADLNALLKIKGVFAAGTFSDDGKLTGFVGDITEDEAAMAAAMCAANMHMARMQTDGYTAMSGESGWTPATGFAVAGPKYAVCVMGNTGVFARVGEASFNEIFKALSAA